In Ancalomicrobiaceae bacterium S20, the following proteins share a genomic window:
- a CDS encoding N-acetyltransferase, translated as MKPAGFIRAETDADVATIAAITTAAFTGHPYSAGTEAAIVAGLRAAGALTISLVAERDGAVVGHVAVSPVSLPNAATGWYGLGPVSVRPDMQARGIGSALVEAALQRLGTLGAEGCVLVGNPAFYNRFGFSSHPGLVYPGVPDMYVLAKPLRGAAPTGAIAFHAAFAATP; from the coding sequence ATGAAGCCGGCCGGCTTCATCCGCGCCGAAACGGATGCAGACGTCGCGACCATCGCGGCGATCACGACGGCCGCCTTCACGGGACATCCGTACAGCGCCGGCACGGAGGCGGCGATCGTCGCCGGGCTTCGGGCCGCCGGCGCGCTGACGATCTCCCTGGTCGCGGAACGTGACGGCGCCGTGGTCGGGCATGTCGCCGTGTCGCCGGTGTCGCTGCCGAATGCGGCGACCGGCTGGTATGGGCTCGGCCCGGTCTCGGTCCGGCCGGACATGCAGGCCCGCGGCATCGGCTCGGCGCTGGTCGAAGCGGCGCTCCAGCGGCTCGGCACACTCGGCGCCGAGGGCTGCGTGCTCGTCGGCAACCCGGCCTTCTACAATCGCTTCGGCTTTTCGAGCCACCCCGGGCTCGTCTACCCGGGCGTACCCGACATGTATGTGCTGGCGAAGCCGTTGCGGGGCGCGGCGCCGACCGGCGCGATCGCCTTCCACGCGGCGTTCGCGGCCACGCCGTGA
- a CDS encoding LysE family translocator translates to MPLDLYAAFVLATVVLIALPGPNVALIVANSVAHGRGYGLLTVAGTTAAMVPQLVLTVAGMTGALTLLSHVFEWVRWAGVAYLVYLGIQALRAPAVDLTRVRPEPKRPRDILLRGFLVSLTNPKTLLFYGAFLPQFVDPGAALLPQLVLLSVTFVVLAAGLDSCWALAAGRLRQVLAMRGRLRNRLTGGFYLAAALGLASARRAG, encoded by the coding sequence ATGCCGCTCGATCTCTATGCCGCTTTCGTGCTCGCCACCGTCGTGCTGATCGCCCTGCCGGGGCCGAACGTGGCGCTGATCGTGGCGAATTCGGTCGCGCATGGCCGCGGCTACGGGCTCCTCACGGTCGCAGGCACCACCGCCGCCATGGTTCCGCAGCTCGTGCTGACCGTCGCCGGAATGACCGGCGCGCTGACGCTGCTCTCGCATGTGTTCGAATGGGTGCGCTGGGCCGGCGTCGCTTATCTGGTCTATCTCGGCATCCAGGCGCTGCGCGCGCCGGCGGTCGACCTGACCCGTGTCCGGCCCGAGCCGAAGCGGCCGCGCGACATCCTGCTGCGCGGATTTCTGGTCTCGCTGACCAATCCGAAGACGCTGCTGTTCTACGGCGCGTTCCTGCCGCAGTTCGTCGATCCCGGCGCCGCGCTGCTGCCGCAGCTCGTGCTCCTGTCGGTGACTTTCGTGGTGCTCGCCGCCGGTCTCGACAGCTGCTGGGCGCTCGCCGCCGGGCGGCTCCGGCAGGTGCTCGCCATGCGCGGCCGGCTGCGCAACCGGCTGACCGGCGGCTTCTACCTCGCCGCCGCGCTCGGCCTCGCGTCGGCGCGGCGCGCCGGCTGA
- the parC gene encoding DNA topoisomerase IV subunit A — MGNRVIPPSGDGEDGGEILPINLREALEERYLAYALSTIMHRALPDVRDGLKPVHRRLLHAMRELRLDPGSAFKKCARVVGDVIGKFHPHGDQAVYDAMTRLAQDFAQRYPLVDGQGNFGNIDGDSPAAMRYTEARLTEVAGLLLEGIDEDAVDFRLTYDGSEEEPVVLPGAFPNLLANGSQGIAVGMATSIPPHNAYELCQAALKLIDEPETPVEKLMDYVPGPDFPTGGVIVESRASILESYRTGRGGFKVRARWSTEDTGRGTWVVVVTEIPWLVPKSRLIEKLAELINDRKVPLVEDVRDESAEDVRVVIVPKSRNVDPALMMESLFKLSELESRIPLNMNVLSHGLVPNVLGLKDVLRQWLDHRKDVLLRRSRYRLGVIEKRLEILAGLLVAYLNLDEVIRIIRYEDEPKEVLMATFSLTEVQADAILNMRLRNLRKLEEMEIRKEHDELTKEAEQIRALLASDAKQWKVISMEIAGVAKDFGPDTKLGKRRSTFAEAPEHDAAAVAEAMIEREPITVVVSDKGWIRALKGHMDDLSRLEFKQGDKLRLAFKAETTDKLLVFSTGGRFFTLEASKLPGGRGHGEPIRIQVDIEQDQDIVDVFVSRPDRKLLIASKEGKGFIVAENEVVAQTRKGKQVLNVGTTDEARLIRPVPEGATHVAIIGDNRKLLVFPLEQIQEMARGAGVRLQRYKDGGIADLKLFNGAEGLSWSDSAGREFRRSLDELKDWVGNRADAGRLPPAGFPKSNRFDRT, encoded by the coding sequence ATGGGAAACAGGGTGATTCCGCCTTCGGGCGACGGTGAGGACGGCGGCGAGATCCTGCCGATCAATCTGCGCGAGGCGCTCGAGGAGCGCTACCTCGCCTATGCGCTGTCGACCATCATGCACCGGGCGCTGCCCGACGTGCGCGACGGCCTCAAGCCCGTGCACCGGCGTCTGCTCCATGCCATGCGCGAGCTGCGCCTCGATCCGGGCTCGGCGTTCAAGAAATGCGCGCGCGTCGTCGGCGACGTGATCGGCAAGTTCCACCCGCACGGCGACCAGGCCGTCTACGACGCCATGACGCGTCTGGCCCAGGATTTCGCCCAGCGCTATCCGCTGGTCGACGGCCAGGGCAACTTCGGCAACATCGACGGCGATAGCCCGGCCGCGATGCGTTACACCGAGGCGCGACTGACCGAGGTCGCCGGGCTGCTGCTCGAAGGCATCGACGAGGACGCGGTCGACTTCCGCCTGACCTACGACGGCTCCGAGGAGGAGCCCGTCGTGCTGCCCGGCGCCTTCCCGAACCTGCTCGCCAACGGCAGCCAGGGCATCGCGGTCGGCATGGCGACCTCGATCCCGCCGCACAATGCCTATGAGCTCTGTCAGGCGGCGCTGAAGCTGATCGACGAGCCGGAGACCCCGGTCGAGAAGCTCATGGATTACGTCCCCGGTCCGGACTTCCCGACCGGCGGCGTCATCGTCGAAAGCCGCGCCTCGATCCTGGAGAGCTACCGGACCGGCCGCGGCGGTTTCAAGGTCCGGGCGCGCTGGTCGACCGAGGATACCGGCCGCGGTACTTGGGTGGTGGTGGTCACCGAGATCCCCTGGCTGGTGCCGAAGAGCCGGCTGATCGAGAAGCTTGCCGAGCTGATCAACGATCGCAAGGTGCCGCTGGTCGAGGACGTGCGCGACGAGTCGGCCGAGGACGTCCGCGTCGTCATCGTGCCGAAGAGCCGCAACGTCGATCCGGCGCTGATGATGGAGAGCCTGTTCAAGCTCTCCGAGCTCGAAAGCCGCATCCCGCTCAACATGAACGTGCTGTCGCACGGCTTGGTGCCGAACGTTCTCGGCCTCAAGGACGTGCTGCGCCAGTGGCTCGACCATCGCAAGGACGTGCTGCTCCGCCGGTCGCGCTACCGGCTCGGCGTGATCGAGAAGCGGTTGGAGATCCTCGCCGGCCTGCTGGTCGCCTATCTGAACCTCGACGAGGTGATCCGCATCATTCGCTACGAGGACGAGCCGAAGGAGGTCCTCATGGCGACCTTCTCGCTCACCGAGGTGCAGGCGGACGCGATCCTCAACATGCGCCTGCGCAACCTGCGCAAGCTCGAGGAGATGGAGATCCGCAAGGAGCACGACGAGCTGACCAAGGAAGCCGAGCAGATCCGCGCGCTGCTCGCCTCCGACGCCAAGCAATGGAAGGTGATCTCGATGGAGATCGCCGGCGTCGCCAAGGACTTCGGCCCCGATACCAAGCTCGGCAAGCGCCGCTCGACTTTCGCCGAGGCGCCGGAGCACGACGCGGCGGCGGTCGCCGAGGCGATGATCGAGCGCGAGCCGATCACTGTCGTGGTCTCCGACAAGGGCTGGATCCGCGCGCTCAAGGGCCACATGGACGACCTGTCGCGGCTCGAGTTCAAGCAGGGCGACAAGCTCAGGCTCGCCTTCAAGGCCGAGACCACCGACAAGCTCCTGGTGTTCTCGACCGGCGGCCGCTTCTTCACGCTCGAGGCCTCGAAGCTGCCGGGCGGCCGCGGCCACGGCGAGCCGATCCGCATCCAGGTCGACATCGAGCAGGATCAGGACATCGTCGACGTCTTCGTGTCGCGGCCGGATCGCAAGCTCCTGATCGCCTCCAAGGAGGGCAAGGGCTTCATCGTCGCCGAAAACGAGGTCGTCGCCCAGACGCGCAAGGGCAAGCAGGTGCTGAATGTCGGCACCACCGACGAGGCCCGGCTGATCCGCCCGGTGCCCGAGGGCGCGACCCATGTCGCTATCATCGGCGACAACCGCAAGCTCCTGGTGTTCCCGCTCGAGCAGATCCAGGAGATGGCGCGGGGCGCCGGCGTCAGGCTGCAGCGCTACAAGGACGGCGGCATCGCCGATCTCAAGCTCTTCAACGGCGCCGAGGGCCTGAGCTGGTCCGACAGCGCCGGTCGCGAGTTCCGTCGCTCGCTCGACGAGCTCAAGGACTGGGTCGGCAACCGCGCCGACGCCGGCCGGCTGCCGCCGGCGGGCTTCCCGAAGTCGAACCGCTTCGACCGGACCTGA
- a CDS encoding arginyltransferase gives MTQHPVDAPQFYLTAPATCPYLPGKQERKVFTHLVGSRAPMLNDVLTQGGFRRSQNIAYRPACDGCRACVSVRVQAGDFDWAKSFRRNLRTNADLVGTEIAAAPTSEQYSLFRRYLDARHSDGGMADMTVLDYAMMIEDTHVDTMVVEYRRRGPDTAITGRGVGPLVAVSLTDILSDGLSMVYSFYDPELDERGLGTFMILDHVRRAASRKLPYVYLGYWVEGSRKMDYKRRFLPQEHLGPQGWAEPGMEDTLPGILPK, from the coding sequence ATGACCCAGCATCCCGTCGACGCCCCGCAATTCTATCTGACCGCCCCGGCGACCTGCCCCTATCTTCCGGGCAAGCAGGAGCGGAAGGTTTTCACGCATCTGGTCGGCAGCCGGGCGCCGATGCTCAACGACGTGCTGACGCAGGGCGGCTTCCGGCGCAGCCAGAACATCGCCTATCGCCCGGCCTGCGACGGCTGCCGGGCCTGCGTCTCGGTGCGCGTGCAGGCGGGCGACTTCGACTGGGCCAAGAGCTTCCGGCGCAACCTGCGCACCAATGCCGACCTCGTCGGCACCGAGATCGCCGCAGCGCCGACCTCCGAACAGTATTCGCTGTTCCGCCGCTATCTCGACGCCCGCCATTCCGACGGCGGCATGGCGGACATGACCGTGCTCGACTACGCGATGATGATCGAGGACACCCACGTCGACACGATGGTGGTCGAATACCGCCGCCGCGGCCCCGATACCGCGATCACCGGGCGCGGCGTCGGCCCGCTCGTCGCCGTGTCGCTGACCGACATCCTCTCGGACGGGCTGTCGATGGTCTATTCCTTCTACGACCCGGAGCTCGACGAGCGCGGCCTCGGCACCTTCATGATCCTCGATCACGTCCGGCGCGCCGCCAGCCGCAAGCTGCCCTATGTCTATCTCGGCTATTGGGTCGAGGGCTCGCGCAAGATGGACTACAAGCGCCGCTTCCTGCCGCAGGAGCATCTCGGACCGCAAGGGTGGGCCGAGCCCGGCATGGAGGATACGCTTCCCGGCATCCTGCCGAAATGA